A section of the Festucalex cinctus isolate MCC-2025b chromosome 7, RoL_Fcin_1.0, whole genome shotgun sequence genome encodes:
- the LOC144021872 gene encoding H-2 class II histocompatibility antigen, A-U alpha chain-like: MKLYISLILIYVLKCVGICSQVPVKTWISLFCSANTASEVWTDNDNEMMYADYIRQEIVFTVPNFFAVDPRKVGADFSSYKRSKLDKAICQRALVFLKEDVKYPADVEDPPDSVIYLQDELQQGEENTLICFVTHFFPPHIQVNWTKNGIKVSEGVSISRYYHNEDATFHQLSSLTFTPKEGDVYGCTVEHKALDRPKTRFLKVEFNHPGVGPDVFCGVGLAVGLVGVASGVFWGVRGRYETPVL, translated from the exons ATGAAGCTGTATATTTCTTTAATCCTGATATATGTATTAAAATGCGTGGGCATTTGTTCACAAG TTCCCGTCAAAACCTGGATATCCCTGTTCTGTTCTGCTAACACAGCTTCTGAAGTGTGGACAGACAACGACAATGAGATGATGTACGCGGATTACATCCGGCAGGAGATCGTTTTTACTGTTCccaatttttttgctgtagatCCACGTAAGGTGGGAGCTGATTTTTCTTCATACAAAAGATCCAAATTAGATAAAGCCATCTGCCAGAGGGCTTTGGTGTTTTTAAAAGAAGATGTTAAATATCCAGCGGATGTAGAAG ACCCTCCAGATAGTGTCATCTACCTTCAAGACGAGCTTCAGCAGGGTGAAGAAAACACCTTAATCTGCTTTGTGACTCATTTCTTCCCACCCCACATCCAAGTTAACTGGACCAAAAATGGCATTAAGGTGTCCGAGGGTGTGTCAATCAGTCGATATTACCACAATGAGGATGCCACATTCCACCAATTGTCATCACTGACATTCACGCCAAAGGAAGGGGACGTTTACGGCTGCACTGTGGAACACAAAGCACTGGACAGGCCCAAAACACGCTTTTTGA AGGTGGAATTCAACCATCCTGGCGTTGGACCTGATGTTTTCTGTGGCGTGGGCCTGGCAGTGGGATTAGTCGGAGTTGCATCTGGAGTTTTTTGGGGAGTCAGAGGACGATATGAGACTCCCGTTCTGTGA
- the LOC144022345 gene encoding rano class II histocompatibility antigen, A beta chain-like, whose amino-acid sequence MNVLLQFCFCLVFLNADAQYIHGQTQCQGSSSDDAVLLEKGYYNKMLYIEYNSTYGKCTGYTKRAREVADLINRDLRALNKSLQKCKRWITYASSTFTQTVEPKVRLRLAEVVADSEHPATFVCSVYNFYPKNILVTWLKNGEEVTSNVTSTEALPDGNWLYQRHSHLHYTPKNGDTISCMVEHASLEKPRIYDWEPVPESVRNKIILGTVGLIVGLLSLSVGLIYYKMNVPGRERVSTSDNSRDVQSGEGEDADMHLQQEQQEVSNNSNNNG is encoded by the exons ATGAATGTACtcttgcaattttgcttttGTCTGGTATTTTTGAATGCAG ATGCTCAATATATCCATGGTCAGACCCAATGCCAGGGGTCCTCCAGTGATGATGCGGTTCTTCTGGAAAAAGGCTACTATAACAAGATGCTTTACATTGAATACAACAGTACATATGGAAAATGTACCGGCTACACAAAGAGAGCAAGGGAAGTTGCAGATTTGATCAACCGGGATTTGAGGGCATTAAATAAAAGTCTTCAAAAATGCAAGCGTTGGATCACATATGCATCCAGTACCTTTACACAGACAG TTGAGCCCAAAGTCCGACTACGATTAGCCGAGGTAGTGGCGGACAGTGAGCATCCAGCTACCTTTGTCTGCAGCGTGTACAACTTTTACCCAAAGAATATCTTGGTGACGTGGCTCAAGAACGGCGAAGAGGTTACGTCGAACGTGACGTCCACCGAGGCGCTCCCCGATGGCAACTGGCTCTATCAGAGGCACTCGCACTTGCATTACACCCCGAAAAACGGAGACACAATCAGCTGCATGGTGGAACATGCCAGCCTGGAGAAGCCAAGGATTTATGACTGGG AGCCCGTGCCAGAGTCTGTGAGGAATAAGATCATATTGGGAACAGTGGGGCTGATCGTGGGTTTGCTTTCTTTATCCGTTGGCCTGATTTACTACAAAATGAATGTGCCTG ggCGAGAGAGAGTGTCAACAAGTGATAACAGTAGAGACGTGCAGTCAGGGGAGGGAGAGGATGCAGACATGCACCTGCAACAGGAGCAACAGGAAGTgtcaaataatagtaataataatggtTGA